The proteins below come from a single Benincasa hispida cultivar B227 chromosome 4, ASM972705v1, whole genome shotgun sequence genomic window:
- the LOC120075347 gene encoding uncharacterized protein LOC120075347 translates to MEASPASSEGSSREVQCIGKLEIVRPKPASGFLCGSIPVPTDKEFHAFNSALVPSRQTVTAPRYRVLPTETDLNLPPLPSNSHEKILPIGALQSKDAGDLPWDGGAVASNLTRKCEALAVSGLVEYGDEIDVIAPADILKQIFKMPYSKARLSIVVYRIGQALVLSTGPDGEEGEKLVRRHKNQSKCAEQSLFLNFAMHSVRMEACDCPPTYHATPEEQSKSSVLPGGSTSQVLEQTDGVSQKDFNSCAQYKEVKQDAFFWGSKKGKRSKKHDPVKKVSEVGGKPRCSNQESEKHRSVGDDEFLRVLFWQFYNFRMLIGSDLLLFSNEKYIAVSLHLWDITRQVTPLTWLEAWLDNVMASVPELAICYHENGVVQGYELLKTDDIFLLKGVSDDGTPAFHPYVVQQNGLSVLRFLQENCKQDPGAYWLYKGVGEDGIQLFDLSLIPKNHSPSDFDDSSNSLPSMLYRGRCDSLFSFGTLLYRIAHRLSLSMNPSNKVKCARFFKKCLDFLDEPDHLVVRAFAHEQFARLILNYDEDLELTLDSLPLGCEVEVVDAEEEESLDFLSSLSETGKYEGSSSLVGEEQLGEGDPHHQNLLSEASSSITSEVYESSPRMISLRDPQEIEPPVVAEISHDEESFAVCNVSPTASHVVQTVADPISSKLAAIHHVSQAIKSLRWMRQLQSSEPKMVDHIGAVHDSLPSPINISVCACGDVDCIEVCDLREWLPKSKLDHRLWKLVLLLGESYLALGQAYKEDGQLHQALKVVELACLVYGSMPQELEETRFISSMVGTPLLQNKLNDKDVKLRSFNQDLKEVDLHCGDLSLDHYSSTYLFWAKTWTLVGDVYVEFHSIYGREASEKAENNFSTRELKISSEVVKEVNRLKKKLGKFKNCNACSLVNCSCQSDRANSGSSASSSRRESIGYSRKHNKKTHLKTSTAHSLSGDRDHDYNCPKIENGMGSNPRHLEPKRNARIPVETSNIVHSGAKFSVGNSEEVEDNVETCGNVLSATSQSHVNSKESQKVKNGGIFKYLGGPVSRGSECNLTAALSCYEEVRKALGQLPAGSVELQSVMSKKGWVCNELGRWRLERKELKKAETAFAGAIEAFRAVSDHTNIILINCNLGHGRRALAEEIVSKIEELKVNAIVQNAYYQALETAELEYTESLRYYGAAKNELNGVAEDSIAVPGNLRAEVYTQLAHTYLRLGMLLARLDINEVHDIETLEDVGSVYTNSHNRGAKKGLKKHKISANDAIREALSIYESLGDIRKQEAAYAYFQLACYQKNCSLKYLESDGWKKSLSKDDNGIPQRVKQYASLAERNWQKAMEFYGPKTHPTMYLTILVERSSLSLSLSSSLHSNAMLELAFSRMLEGRHISNTDADSLKTKYSEIHSRFWNHLQMLLKKMVAMTLPTSSGKSCASQAHMTPNRSGEASRLRELYKMSLKSSDLRELHKMHTIWTSKLEC, encoded by the exons ATGGAGGCGTCGCCGGCGTCTTCTGAGGGTTCCTCGCGAGAGGTTCAATGCATCGGAAAACTTGAAATAGTGAGGCCAAAACCTGCCAGTGGTTTTCTCTGCGGCTCTATCCCCGTTCCCACTGATAAAGAATTCCACGCCTTCAATTCTGCTCTTGTTCCTTCGCGCCAAAC CGTGACAGCTCCGCGGTATCGAGTGCTTCCGACTGAGACAGATCTCAATTTACCTCCACTTCCTTCTAACTCCCATGAAAAGATTCTCCCGATTGGGGCACTTCAGTCAAAAGACGCTGGAG ATTTACCTTGGGATGGGGGTGCTGTTGCTTCAAATCTTACCAGAAAATGTGAAGCTCTTGCTGTATCTGGTTTGGTTGAATATGGAGATGAAATAGATGTGATAGCTCCAGCTGACATTCTTAAGCAGATCTTTAAAATGCCTTATTCAAAGGCCCGGTTATCAATTGTTGTTTATCGCATTGGACAAGCACTTGTTCTGAGTACAGG GCCTGATGGtgaagaaggagaaaagctgGTTAGGAGACATAAAAATCAATCAAAGTGTGCGGAACAatctttatttttgaattttgctaTGCATTCAGTTAGAATGGAGGCTTGTGATTGTCCtccaacttatcatgctacaCCAGAGGAGCAGTCTAAGTCATCTGTTCTTCCTGGAGGAAGTACATCTCAGGTCCTGGAGCAGACTGATGGTGTTTCACAAAAGGATTTTAATTCTTGTGCCCAATATAAGGAAGTTAAGCAAGATGCGTTCTTTTGGGGAAGTAAGAAGGGTAAAAGAAGTAAGAAGCATGATCCAGTCAAAAAGGTTTCAGAAGTTGGTGGGAAGCCCAGGTGCTCAAATCAAGAGTCTGAAAAGCATAGAAGTGTTGGTGATGATGAGTTCCTACGAGTTCTGTTTTGGCaattttacaattttcgtaTGCTAATTGGTAGTGACCTGCTTCTGTTCAGTAATGAAAAGTATATCGCTGTGAGTTTGCATTTATGGGATATTACTCGACAG gtcactccactaactTGGCTTGAAGCTTGGCTTGATAATGTCATGGCAAGTGTTCCTGAATTAGCCATTTGTTATCATGAAAATGGTGTTGTTCAGGGATATGAGCTTCTGAAGACAGATGATATATTCCTATTAAAAGGGGTCTCTGATGATGGTACCCCTGCTTTCCATCCTTATGTGGTACAACAAAATGGCCTTTCTGTCTTGAGATTTCTCCAAGAAAACTGCAAACAAGATCCTGGGGCTTATTGG CTTTATAAAGGTGTGGGTGAAGATGGGATTCAACTTTTTGATCTTTCTCTAATCCCTAAGAACCATTCCCCTAGTGATTTTGATGATAGCTCGAATTCCTTACCCTCGATGCTATATAGAGGAAGATGTGACTCCTTATTTTCATTTGGCACACTCCTCTACCGTATAGCCCACCGACTCTCTCTTTCTATG AATCCATCTAACAAGGTCAAATGTGCGAGGTTCTTTAAGAAGTGTTTAGATTTTCTTGATGAGCCTGATCACTTG GTGGTTCGTGCATTTGCGCATGAACAGTTTGCAAGGCTCATTTTAAACTACGACGAAGATTTAGAATTAACATTGGATTCTCTCCCACTGGGATGTGAAGTTGAAGTTGTGGATGCTGAAGAAGAAGAGTCGTTGGACTTTTTAAGCAGTTTATCAGAAACAGGTAAATATGAAGGTTCCTCCTCTCTTGTAGGAGAAGAACAACTTGGAGAAGGCGATCCACATCATCAAAATTTGTTGTCGGAAGCTTCTTCATCAATAACATCAGAGGTCTATGAATCTTCTCCAAGAATGATATCGTTGAGAGATCCACAGGAGATAGAACCACCGGTGGTGGCAGAAATTTCCCATGACGAGGAAAGCTTTGCAGTCTGTAATGTTTCTCCAACTGCCTCACATGTAGTTCAGACTGTTGCTGATCCAATATCTTCCAAGTTAGCTGCAATACATCATGTTTCTCAAGCTATCAAGTCTCTTAGATGGATGCGCCAGCTACAAAGCTCAGAACCAAAGATGGTGGACCATATTGGTGCGGTGCATGATAGCCTACCTTCTCCTATTAATATCTCTGTCTGTGCATGTGGTGATGTTGACTGTATTGAAGTCTGTGACCTTCGTGAATGgcttccaaaatcaaaattggaCCATAGATTATGGAAATTGGTTCTCTTGCTTGGGGAGTCTTATTTAGCTCTTGGCCAAGCATATAAGGAGGACGGTCAGCTGCATCAGGCCTTAAAAGTTGTAGAATTGGCATGTCTTGTTTATGGATCTATGCCTCAGGAGCTTGAAGAGACTAGATTCATTTCCTCAATGGTCGGCACCCCACTCTTGCAGAATAAATTGAATGATAAAGATGTGAAGTTGAGATCATTCAATCAAGATCTGAAAGAAGTTGATTTGCACTGTGGTGACCTTTCATTAGATCATTATTCATCCACTTATCTGTTTTGGGCCAAGACGTGGACATTAGTTGGAGATGTATACGTGGAGTTCCATTCTATATACGGTAGAGAAGCCTCTGAAAAAGCAGAAAACAACTTTTCCACAAGGGAATTGAAGATCTCATCTGAAGTCGTGAAAGAAGTTAATCGGCTCAAAAAGAAGCTTGGGAAATTTAAAAACTGCAATGCTTGCTCCTTGGTAAACTGCAGCTGCCAGAGTGATAGGGCAAACAGTGGAAGCAGTGCTAGCAGTAGTAGGAGGGAATCAATTGGCTACAGTAGAAAACACAATAAAAAGACGCATTTGAAGACTTCGACTGCCCACTCACTCTCAGGAGATCGTGATCATGATTATAATTGTCCAAAGATTGAGAATGGAATGGGCTCTAACCCTAGACATCTAGAGCCGAAAAGAAATGCTCGAATCCCAGTAGAAACTAGCAATATCGTTCATTCTGGGGCAAAATTTTCTGTGGGTAATTCTGAAGAAGTGGAGGATAATGTGGAGACTTGCGGTAATGTTCTTAGTGCAACTTCTCAATCTCATgtgaattctaaggaatctcaGAAAGTTAAAAATGGTGGAATATTTAAGTATCTTGGGGGTCCTGTTTCTAGAGGATCAGAATGCAATCTAACTGCAGCCCTAAGCTGTTATGAAGAAGTTAGAAAGGCGTTAGGGCAACTCCCAGCTGGATCTGTTGAACTGCAATCTGTTATGAGTAAAAAGGGCTGGGTTTGCAATGAACTAGGTCGGTGGAGACTTGAAAGGAAAGAGCTGAAAAAAGCTGAAACGGCATTTGCAGGTGCCATTGAGGCATTTAGAGCTGTTTCTGATCATACAAACATCATACTGATTAACTGCAATTTGGGTCATGGGAGGCGAGCATTAGCTGAGGAGATAGTTTCAAAAATAGAAGAACTAAAAGTAAATGCAATTGTACAGAATGCATATTATCAAGCATTGGAGACTGCCGAACTTGAATATACTGAATCGCTAAGATATTATGGGGCAGCAAAAAACGAACTAAATGGTGTTGCTGAAGATTCTATTGCTGTGCCCGGCAACCTGAGGGCTGAGGTTTACACACAGCTCGCTCACACGTATCTGCGGCTTGGTATGCTTTTGGCAAGGCTAGATATAAACGAGGTACATGATATTGAAACATTGGAAGATGTTGGGTCAGTTTACACAAATTCTCACAATAGAGGAGCCAAGAAAGGATTGAAAAAGCACAAGATTTCAGCAAATGATGCCATTAGGGAGGCACTATCTATATATGAATCTCTGGGTGACATACGTAAACAGGAAGCTGCATATGCTTATTTCCAACTAGCTTGTTATCAAAAGAATTGTTCTTTGAAGTATTTGGAGTCAGATGGCTGGAAAAAGAGCTTGTCTAAAGATGATAACGGCATTCCCCAACGGGTAAAACAGTATGCTTCCTTGGCTGAGAGGAATTGGCAGAAGGCCATGGAGTTTTATGGCCCTAAAACACATCCCACTATGTATCTGACCATTTTGGTTGAACGATCATCTCTTTCATTAAGCCTGTCGAGCTCTTTACACTCAAATGCA ATGCTAGAATTGGCATTCTCTCGCATGCTTGAAGGACGACATATTTCCAATACTGATGCAGATTCTCTGAAAACGAAGTACTCTGAAATACATTCAAGGTTTTGGAATCATTTGCAAATGctattgaagaaaatggtggCAATGACACTTCCTACAAGTTCAGGCAAATCTTGTGCATCTCAAGCTCATATGACACCCAACAGATCTGGTGAAGCTTCAAGGCTAAGGGAGCTTTACAAAATGTCTTTGAAGTCCAGCGACTTAAGAGAACTGCACAAGATGCATACCATATGGACATCAAAACTGGAATGCTGA